Proteins found in one Anoplolepis gracilipes chromosome 7, ASM4749672v1, whole genome shotgun sequence genomic segment:
- the LOC140667740 gene encoding uncharacterized protein isoform X4 translates to MTSLILENADLNRLFPKCRPRGGPPPGASSTQSSQQPHDSPCQTEAAAITTATATAATTATAAVTIASTSTSVSAISDDMIDLERDISDRYRKRANGKKSGSLSRRTASVVPGFTVEGQLPPHATKPLSSSSSSASGRSEDAPQYGSLPGSDHQGQSQQDDSGPEESPVYILTSAKGGPSYKLRDSRIIEIAGGREVFSQSRGKVAARKSRFLAASNSINNEDIQTDNKLSVKKNNKSPSSQTIWELRSRCGETRKQRANREVTETVFASEVHSVRRNPTKSILDYDSPKSNRSSRIINYDSILNSNNVEYTIPKSITDLDYGLPKSCIDYQSNHNTPARSMAIVSDGEVVVFDDIDDNWQELRLDLASSNTNQITATSVDLETDDSQRGRIAPEPPSSSVGSTPSPTTAYHRNTSEFFKVVTPASDCEADSPSPERNHKVARVIGELPIAQYSGSPRRYGVRENTQLPSLLSSPSMYMTPRPGFPQRVLPTTPNHNEKEDTSGEIIIDKTVIENISIEDQPVDASTPSPKAEEEEEDSLKPSTLPVDNISSLVTPGGSTFDYLYEFSETRKVLEEFFKCPAPTKEKENNIESFPFQDLDYELRRQGGSAYVGQRLASGPPVTEEVMVHESPKKQRAEFLQNTGEHENNFLDLSVGTGSSEDLGETEVGLQVGHSRNFTLSPETTDCDSNCGDLDSEVSLMMMDNELMPASGLLGSVGDLGNNSDSLRIYTSMPVLEDGLSSGHASDTDNNNPTVMLMKRQINEIEKEIIQRTRNDMLGTNENDSGKDVGLNVTKDILHTLKTTSSPDLFIAKKENSYDTNELQLDGLDPLGTPPPPAPQGRQSVSLEVNCGEVEAAIKDIRMALQRTKTLPVKSPSEDPPEPSVSPIWIPRCSIMDGRRRICMENNSEESDARRINDEADVEIEECPDEEEADTDLETDRLLGQQRTDDQGFYDDKGWRKPKTRTMLPPMNAKVATPKQTPPKTLSVAPIETLAPSEPVPSTSTSISPPPVVSVIQSSSSNECEVATPAQPTSSPQKTPVKNSPSSPQSLKESNNKVKKDKEGKKKSRNKEVLIEGVLFRARYLGSTQLVCEGQPTKSTRMCQAEEAVSRIKAPDGDTQPSTEVDLFISTEKIMVLNTDLKEIMMDHALRTISYIADIGDLVVLMARRRFVPHEMEEVPKINRTPKMICHVFESEEAQFIAQSIGQAFQVAYMEFLKANGIEDHSFVKEMDYQEVLNSQEIFGDELQMFAKKEMQKEVVVPKAKGEILGVVIVESGWGSMLPTVVIANLAPAGAAARCGQLNIGDQIIAINGVSLVGLPLSTCQTYIKNSKNQTVVKLTVVPCAPVVEVKIKRPDTKYQLGFSVQNGVICSLLRGGIAERGGVRVGHRIIEINNQSVVAVPHEKIVNLLATSVGEILMKTMPTSMFRLLTGQESPVYI, encoded by the exons ATGACAAGCCTGATCTTGGAGAACGCGGACTTGAACCGACTCTTTCCGAAATGCCGGCCTAGGGGCGGCCCACCCCCGGGGGCCTCCTCCACGCAGAGCAGCCAGCAGCCGCATGACAGCCCTTGCCAGACGGAGGCCGCCGCTAtcaccaccgccaccgccaccgccgcgaCCACCGCAACAGCCGCTGTCACCATCGCATCCACGTCGACGAGCGTCTCCGCGATATCGGACGACATGATCGACCTCGAACGCGACATCTCCGACAG GTATAGGAAACGagcaaatggaaaaaaatcagGTTCGCTGTCCCGTAGGACGGCGAGCGTGGTGCCCGGTTTCACGGTCGAGGGCCAGCTGCCACCGCACGCCACGAAGCCGCTCTCGTCGAGCTCGTCCTCGGCGTCAGGACGCAGCGAGGACGCGCCGCAATATGGGAGTCTGCCGGGTAGCGATCATCAGGGACAATCGCAGCAGGATGACAGCGGACCGGAGGAGAGCCCCGTGTACATCCTTACCTCGGCGAAGGGAGGCCCCAGCTATAAACTTCGGGATTCGAG AATTATAGAAATTGCTGGTGGCCGAGAGGTATTCTCACAAAGCCGAGGAAAGGTAGCAGCTAGAAAATCAAGATTTCTAGCTGCatcaaattctataaataacgAGGACATTCAAACCGATAATAAGCTGTCTGTTAAGAAGAATAACAAGTCCCCTAGCTCGCAGACCATATGGGAATTACGAAGCCG ATGCGGTGAAACCAGAAAGCAACGTGCAAATCGAGAAGTGACAGAGACTGTGTTTGCCTCTGAGGTACACTCAGTGCGACGCAACCCCACAAAATCCATTCTGGATTACGACTCGCCCAAGAGCAACCGTAGCAGTCGCATAATCAATTACGATTCGATTTTGAATAGCAATAATGTAGAGTATACCATACCGAAAAGTATTACTGACCTGGACTATGGACTACCAAAGAGTTGCATAGATTATCAATCGAATCACAATACGCCCGCGAGAAGTATGGCAATTGTCAGTGACGGTGAAGTTGTGGTGTTCGACGATATCGACGACAACTGGCAAGAGCTACGACTGGATTTGGCGTCGAGCAACACGAACCAAATTACGGCGACGAGCGTGGACCTGGAGACGGACGATTCTCAAAGAGGTCGTATCGCACCGGAACCACCGAGTTCCAGCGTCGGGAGTACTCCTAGTCCTACGACAGCATATCATCGCAATACTTcagaatttttcaaa GTTGTTACACCAGCGAGCGATTGCGAGGCAGATTCCCCATCTCCGGAACGTAATCATAAAGTTGCGAGGGTCATTGGTGAATTACCGATTGCTCAGTATTCTGGCAGTCCGAGGCGTTATGGAGTTCGCGAAAATACACAGCTTCCTAGCTTATTATCGTCGCCTTCGATGTACATGACGCCGAGGCCTGGCTTTCCTCAAAGAGTATTACCGACAACACCAAATCACAATGAG AAGGAAGATACTTCTGGAGAAATCATTATAGACAAGACTGtgatagaaaatattagtATCGAAGATCAGCCTGTCGATGCTTCAACTCCATCACCAAAGgcggaggaagaggaggaagattCTTTAAAGCCATCGACTTTGCCTGTTGATAATATAAGCAGTCTCGTTACGCCAGGAGGTAGTACCTTCGACTATCTGTACGAATTTTCAGAAACGCGGAAAGTATTAGAAGAATTCTTCAAATGCCCGGCGCCGacgaaagaaaaggagaacaATATAGAATCTTTTCCTTTTCAA GATCTTGATTATGAATTACGAAGGCAAGGAGGAAGTGCATACGTTGGTCAGCGATTAGCTAGTGGTCCACCTGTAACGGAGGAGGTTATGGTCCATGAATCTCCTAAGAAGCAACGGGCAGAATTTCTTCAAAAT acAGGTGAACACGAAAACAATTTTCTAGACCTCTCGGTAGGTACCGGTAGCAGTGAAGATCTCGGAGAGACAGAGGTCGGTTTGCAAGTAGGACACTCGCGTAATTTCACGCTGAGCCCCGAGACAACCGACTGTGACAGCAATTGCGGGGACTTGGACAGTGAGGTGTCTCTCATGATGATGGATAACGAATTGATGCCGGCAAGTGGCCTTCTCGGATCGGTCGGCGATTTGGGGAATAATTCGGATTCTCTGAGAATATACACCAGCATGCCGGTATTGGAGGACGGACTGTCGAGTGGTCACGCGAGCGACACCGACAACAATAATCCTACTGTGATGCTCATGAAACGGCAGATAAACGAGATAGAGAAGGAGATTATACAGAGAACTCGAAACGACATGTTAGGCACAAACGAGAACGACTCCGGGAAGGACGTTGGTCTAAACGtgacaaaagatattttacacaCATTGAAGACCACATCGTCCCCTGATCTGTTTATTGCGAAGAAGGAGAACTCGTACGATACGAACGAGTTGCAGCTCGACGGATTGGATCCGCTGGGtacgccgccgccgccggcgCCTCAGGGACGGCAAAGCGTATCCTTGGAGGTGAACTGCGGCGAGGTGGAAGCGGCCATCAAAGACATCAGGATGGCGTTGCAAAGGACTAAAACGCTTCCTGTGAAATCTCCGTCCGAAGATCCACCGGAACCGAGCGTCAGTCCGATATGGATACCAAG ATGCAGTATAATGGACGGCAGGCGGAGAATCTGTATGGAAAACAATAGTGAAGAGTCCGATGCACGTCGCATAAACGATGAAGCCGATGTGGAGATCGAGGAGTGTCCAGACGAAGAAGAGGCGGATACCGATCTTGAAACAGATCGCTTACTCGGACAACAGAGGACAGACGATCAAGGATTTTATGATGACAAG GGGTGGAGGAAGCCTAAGACTAGGACAATGTTACCGCCAATGAATGCGAAAGTCGCTACACCAAAGCAAACCCCTCCCAAAACCTTGAGTGTCGCCCCGATAGAAACGCTAGCGCCTTCCGAGCCCGTACCCTCGACGTCTACCTCGATCTCCCCACCTCCCGTAGTATCCGTTATACAATCGTCGTCTTCTAACGAGTGCGAAGTAGCCACTCCCGCGCAACCCACGTCGAGTCCGCAGAAGACCCCAGTCAAAAACTCCCCCTCATCCCCTCAGAGCCTCAAGGAATCCAACAACAAGGTGAAAAAG GATAAGGAAGGAAAGAAGAAGAGCAGAAACAAGGAAG TATTGATCGAGGGTGTTCTATTCCGCGCGAGGTATTTGGGATCCACGCAATTGGTATGCGAGGGTCAACCGACGAAGTCGACTCGAATGTGTCAGGCGGAGGAAGCCGTTTCCAGAATAAAG GCACCGGACGGTGACACTCAGCCAAGTACAGAAGTAGATTTGTTCATATCGACAGAAAAGATTATGGTCCTCAACACCGATCTGAAGGAGATCATGATGGATCACGCGTTGCGTACTATTTCGTACATCGCGGACATCGGTGATCTGGTGGTACTAATGGCGCGACGACGCTTTGTGCCGCACGAGATGGAGGAAGTGCCGAAAATTAATCGCACCCCGAAAATGATCTGTCACGTTTTCGAAAGTGAGGAGGCTCAATTTATAGCACAAAGTATCGGACAAGCGTTCCAAGTAGCTTACATGGAGTTCCTAAAAGCAAACGGGATAGAAGACCATAGTTTCGTTAAGGAAATGGATTATCAGGAAGTGCTCAATTCGCAAGAGATATTCGGCGACGAGTTGCAAATGTTTGCGAAGAAAGAGATGCAGAAAGAG GTAGTAGTACCGAAAGCGAAGGGAGAGATCCTCGGTGTTGTAATCGTTGAATCTGGATGGGGCTCGATGCTGCCAACCGTAGTCATAGCAAATCTGGCGCCTGCCGGTGCCGCCGCTCGTTGCGGACAGCTTAATATCGGCGATCAGATAATAGCGATTAACGGTGTATCACTGGTCGGCTTGCCTTTGTCCACATGTCAGACTTACATAAAGAACTCGAAGAATCAGACTGTTGTCAAGCTGACTGTCGTACCGTGTGCGCCGGTCGTCGAAGTGAAAATCAAGAGACCCGACACCAAGTATCAGTTAGGATTTAGTGTACAGAACGGAGTGATATGTAGTCTATTGAGAGGCGGTATCGCCGAACGGGGTGGAGTTCGGGTTGGTCATAGGATAATTGAGATCAATAATCAGAGCGTTGTGGCTGTACCGCATGAAAAGATTGTTAATCTTCTGGCTACGTCGGTGGGAGAG ATTCTGATGAAGACGATGCCCACGTCGATGTTTAGACTATTAACCGGCCAGGAGTCACCGGTGTACATATAA
- the LOC140667740 gene encoding uncharacterized protein isoform X2, with protein sequence MTSLILENADLNRLFPKCRPRGGPPPGASSTQSSQQPHDSPCQTEAAAITTATATAATTATAAVTIASTSTSVSAISDDMIDLERDISDRYRKRANGKKSGSLSRRTASVVPGFTVEGQLPPHATKPLSSSSSSASGRSEDAPQYGSLPGSDHQGQSQQDDSGPEESPVYILTSAKGGPSYKLRDSRIIEIAGGREVFSQSRGKVAARKSRFLAASNSINNEDIQTDNKLSVKKNNKSPSSQTIWELRSRCGETRKQRANREVTETVFASEVHSVRRNPTKSILDYDSPKSNRSSRIINYDSILNSNNVEYTIPKSITDLDYGLPKSCIDYQSNHNTPARSMAIVSDGEVVVFDDIDDNWQELRLDLASSNTNQITATSVDLETDDSQRGRIAPEPPSSSVGSTPSPTTAYHRNTSEFFKVVTPASDCEADSPSPERNHKVARVIGELPIAQYSGSPRRYGVRENTQLPSLLSSPSMYMTPRPGFPQRVLPTTPNHNEKEDTSGEIIIDKTVIENISIEDQPVDASTPSPKAEEEEEDSLKPSTLPVDNISSLVTPGGSTFDYLYEFSETRKVLEEFFKCPAPTKEKENNIESFPFQDLDYELRRQGGSAYVGQRLASGPPVTEEVMVHESPKKQRAEFLQNTGEHENNFLDLSVGTGSSEDLGETEVGLQVGHSRNFTLSPETTDCDSNCGDLDSEVSLMMMDNELMPASGLLGSVGDLGNNSDSLRIYTSMPVLEDGLSSGHASDTDNNNPTVMLMKRQINEIEKEIIQRTRNDMLGTNENDSGKDVGLNVTKDILHTLKTTSSPDLFIAKKENSYDTNELQLDGLDPLGTPPPPAPQGRQSVSLEVNCGEVEAAIKDIRMALQRTKTLPVKSPSEDPPEPSVSPIWIPSIMDGRRRICMENNSEESDARRINDEADVEIEECPDEEEADTDLETDRLLGQQRTDDQGFYDDKGWRKPKTRTMLPPMNAKVATPKQTPPKTLSVAPIETLAPSEPVPSTSTSISPPPVVSVIQSSSSNECEVATPAQPTSSPQKTPVKNSPSSPQSLKESNNKVKKDKEGKKKSRNKEDLLDDPSVLIEGVLFRARYLGSTQLVCEGQPTKSTRMCQAEEAVSRIKAPDGDTQPSTEVDLFISTEKIMVLNTDLKEIMMDHALRTISYIADIGDLVVLMARRRFVPHEMEEVPKINRTPKMICHVFESEEAQFIAQSIGQAFQVAYMEFLKANGIEDHSFVKEMDYQEVLNSQEIFGDELQMFAKKEMQKEVVVPKAKGEILGVVIVESGWGSMLPTVVIANLAPAGAAARCGQLNIGDQIIAINGVSLVGLPLSTCQTYIKNSKNQTVVKLTVVPCAPVVEVKIKRPDTKYQLGFSVQNGVICSLLRGGIAERGGVRVGHRIIEINNQSVVAVPHEKIVNLLATSVGEILMKTMPTSMFRLLTGQESPVYI encoded by the exons ATGACAAGCCTGATCTTGGAGAACGCGGACTTGAACCGACTCTTTCCGAAATGCCGGCCTAGGGGCGGCCCACCCCCGGGGGCCTCCTCCACGCAGAGCAGCCAGCAGCCGCATGACAGCCCTTGCCAGACGGAGGCCGCCGCTAtcaccaccgccaccgccaccgccgcgaCCACCGCAACAGCCGCTGTCACCATCGCATCCACGTCGACGAGCGTCTCCGCGATATCGGACGACATGATCGACCTCGAACGCGACATCTCCGACAG GTATAGGAAACGagcaaatggaaaaaaatcagGTTCGCTGTCCCGTAGGACGGCGAGCGTGGTGCCCGGTTTCACGGTCGAGGGCCAGCTGCCACCGCACGCCACGAAGCCGCTCTCGTCGAGCTCGTCCTCGGCGTCAGGACGCAGCGAGGACGCGCCGCAATATGGGAGTCTGCCGGGTAGCGATCATCAGGGACAATCGCAGCAGGATGACAGCGGACCGGAGGAGAGCCCCGTGTACATCCTTACCTCGGCGAAGGGAGGCCCCAGCTATAAACTTCGGGATTCGAG AATTATAGAAATTGCTGGTGGCCGAGAGGTATTCTCACAAAGCCGAGGAAAGGTAGCAGCTAGAAAATCAAGATTTCTAGCTGCatcaaattctataaataacgAGGACATTCAAACCGATAATAAGCTGTCTGTTAAGAAGAATAACAAGTCCCCTAGCTCGCAGACCATATGGGAATTACGAAGCCG ATGCGGTGAAACCAGAAAGCAACGTGCAAATCGAGAAGTGACAGAGACTGTGTTTGCCTCTGAGGTACACTCAGTGCGACGCAACCCCACAAAATCCATTCTGGATTACGACTCGCCCAAGAGCAACCGTAGCAGTCGCATAATCAATTACGATTCGATTTTGAATAGCAATAATGTAGAGTATACCATACCGAAAAGTATTACTGACCTGGACTATGGACTACCAAAGAGTTGCATAGATTATCAATCGAATCACAATACGCCCGCGAGAAGTATGGCAATTGTCAGTGACGGTGAAGTTGTGGTGTTCGACGATATCGACGACAACTGGCAAGAGCTACGACTGGATTTGGCGTCGAGCAACACGAACCAAATTACGGCGACGAGCGTGGACCTGGAGACGGACGATTCTCAAAGAGGTCGTATCGCACCGGAACCACCGAGTTCCAGCGTCGGGAGTACTCCTAGTCCTACGACAGCATATCATCGCAATACTTcagaatttttcaaa GTTGTTACACCAGCGAGCGATTGCGAGGCAGATTCCCCATCTCCGGAACGTAATCATAAAGTTGCGAGGGTCATTGGTGAATTACCGATTGCTCAGTATTCTGGCAGTCCGAGGCGTTATGGAGTTCGCGAAAATACACAGCTTCCTAGCTTATTATCGTCGCCTTCGATGTACATGACGCCGAGGCCTGGCTTTCCTCAAAGAGTATTACCGACAACACCAAATCACAATGAG AAGGAAGATACTTCTGGAGAAATCATTATAGACAAGACTGtgatagaaaatattagtATCGAAGATCAGCCTGTCGATGCTTCAACTCCATCACCAAAGgcggaggaagaggaggaagattCTTTAAAGCCATCGACTTTGCCTGTTGATAATATAAGCAGTCTCGTTACGCCAGGAGGTAGTACCTTCGACTATCTGTACGAATTTTCAGAAACGCGGAAAGTATTAGAAGAATTCTTCAAATGCCCGGCGCCGacgaaagaaaaggagaacaATATAGAATCTTTTCCTTTTCAA GATCTTGATTATGAATTACGAAGGCAAGGAGGAAGTGCATACGTTGGTCAGCGATTAGCTAGTGGTCCACCTGTAACGGAGGAGGTTATGGTCCATGAATCTCCTAAGAAGCAACGGGCAGAATTTCTTCAAAAT acAGGTGAACACGAAAACAATTTTCTAGACCTCTCGGTAGGTACCGGTAGCAGTGAAGATCTCGGAGAGACAGAGGTCGGTTTGCAAGTAGGACACTCGCGTAATTTCACGCTGAGCCCCGAGACAACCGACTGTGACAGCAATTGCGGGGACTTGGACAGTGAGGTGTCTCTCATGATGATGGATAACGAATTGATGCCGGCAAGTGGCCTTCTCGGATCGGTCGGCGATTTGGGGAATAATTCGGATTCTCTGAGAATATACACCAGCATGCCGGTATTGGAGGACGGACTGTCGAGTGGTCACGCGAGCGACACCGACAACAATAATCCTACTGTGATGCTCATGAAACGGCAGATAAACGAGATAGAGAAGGAGATTATACAGAGAACTCGAAACGACATGTTAGGCACAAACGAGAACGACTCCGGGAAGGACGTTGGTCTAAACGtgacaaaagatattttacacaCATTGAAGACCACATCGTCCCCTGATCTGTTTATTGCGAAGAAGGAGAACTCGTACGATACGAACGAGTTGCAGCTCGACGGATTGGATCCGCTGGGtacgccgccgccgccggcgCCTCAGGGACGGCAAAGCGTATCCTTGGAGGTGAACTGCGGCGAGGTGGAAGCGGCCATCAAAGACATCAGGATGGCGTTGCAAAGGACTAAAACGCTTCCTGTGAAATCTCCGTCCGAAGATCCACCGGAACCGAGCGTCAGTCCGATATGGATACCAAG TATAATGGACGGCAGGCGGAGAATCTGTATGGAAAACAATAGTGAAGAGTCCGATGCACGTCGCATAAACGATGAAGCCGATGTGGAGATCGAGGAGTGTCCAGACGAAGAAGAGGCGGATACCGATCTTGAAACAGATCGCTTACTCGGACAACAGAGGACAGACGATCAAGGATTTTATGATGACAAG GGGTGGAGGAAGCCTAAGACTAGGACAATGTTACCGCCAATGAATGCGAAAGTCGCTACACCAAAGCAAACCCCTCCCAAAACCTTGAGTGTCGCCCCGATAGAAACGCTAGCGCCTTCCGAGCCCGTACCCTCGACGTCTACCTCGATCTCCCCACCTCCCGTAGTATCCGTTATACAATCGTCGTCTTCTAACGAGTGCGAAGTAGCCACTCCCGCGCAACCCACGTCGAGTCCGCAGAAGACCCCAGTCAAAAACTCCCCCTCATCCCCTCAGAGCCTCAAGGAATCCAACAACAAGGTGAAAAAG GATAAGGAAGGAAAGAAGAAGAGCAGAAACAAGGAAG ATTTATTGGACGATCCGTCAGTATTGATCGAGGGTGTTCTATTCCGCGCGAGGTATTTGGGATCCACGCAATTGGTATGCGAGGGTCAACCGACGAAGTCGACTCGAATGTGTCAGGCGGAGGAAGCCGTTTCCAGAATAAAG GCACCGGACGGTGACACTCAGCCAAGTACAGAAGTAGATTTGTTCATATCGACAGAAAAGATTATGGTCCTCAACACCGATCTGAAGGAGATCATGATGGATCACGCGTTGCGTACTATTTCGTACATCGCGGACATCGGTGATCTGGTGGTACTAATGGCGCGACGACGCTTTGTGCCGCACGAGATGGAGGAAGTGCCGAAAATTAATCGCACCCCGAAAATGATCTGTCACGTTTTCGAAAGTGAGGAGGCTCAATTTATAGCACAAAGTATCGGACAAGCGTTCCAAGTAGCTTACATGGAGTTCCTAAAAGCAAACGGGATAGAAGACCATAGTTTCGTTAAGGAAATGGATTATCAGGAAGTGCTCAATTCGCAAGAGATATTCGGCGACGAGTTGCAAATGTTTGCGAAGAAAGAGATGCAGAAAGAG GTAGTAGTACCGAAAGCGAAGGGAGAGATCCTCGGTGTTGTAATCGTTGAATCTGGATGGGGCTCGATGCTGCCAACCGTAGTCATAGCAAATCTGGCGCCTGCCGGTGCCGCCGCTCGTTGCGGACAGCTTAATATCGGCGATCAGATAATAGCGATTAACGGTGTATCACTGGTCGGCTTGCCTTTGTCCACATGTCAGACTTACATAAAGAACTCGAAGAATCAGACTGTTGTCAAGCTGACTGTCGTACCGTGTGCGCCGGTCGTCGAAGTGAAAATCAAGAGACCCGACACCAAGTATCAGTTAGGATTTAGTGTACAGAACGGAGTGATATGTAGTCTATTGAGAGGCGGTATCGCCGAACGGGGTGGAGTTCGGGTTGGTCATAGGATAATTGAGATCAATAATCAGAGCGTTGTGGCTGTACCGCATGAAAAGATTGTTAATCTTCTGGCTACGTCGGTGGGAGAG ATTCTGATGAAGACGATGCCCACGTCGATGTTTAGACTATTAACCGGCCAGGAGTCACCGGTGTACATATAA